The Cucurbita pepo subsp. pepo cultivar mu-cu-16 chromosome LG18, ASM280686v2, whole genome shotgun sequence nucleotide sequence TCAGTGAGATTAGCATTTGACTTCAAACACTTCACAATTTCCTTGACATTTCCCAATATTGTCCATCTTCCAGAATGTTAAATCCTTTTTACGAAGGGGTACAGCGAGGGAGATGCTTGGTTTCTACAAGGAAGCAATTGAAGGTAAGCTGTTTCTTGTTTGACTGTATTATTTTATGGCTTCCTGAGTGAATTTTGCCAAATTTCTCACAACTGTTCTTATAGATCGTgaataagttgttgagttcATATTGGAATATCATATCATCTTACTCTTTTCTTGACTGCAAATTCTCCTTTCGATTGGTAACTTCATTTCTAGTGCAAATCTAACTATCAGTAGTTGATGGATTCGCATTTCGCACTTTGGTCTACTGCCTTTGccctaaaatatttttttgaagttccctgattgtttgttttgatggTGATATTTCCTGCAGATTTTAGTCATGCCCTAGTTCTTGAACCAACAAATAAAAGAGCATCAATATCTGCAGAGAGATTAAGAAAGCTGTTCTCAAGTTGATTCAGTAAGTGAGCAATCTTATTGTTCTCTGCCATGAAGACCTATACTTGGCAATGGGGCACTCCCACCCACAGTCGTTCTTGCGGTTGGTGGTATATATCTGAGAGTGCTCCATTTGAGAGCGCATATAGAGGGAATAATGTTATGCCCttgatttttgtgtttttatttgatttggagAATAGGAacattgattattattttgcgAAGCTGTGTAACCCAATTTTGTCTCCAACCTTTCTCAATGCGGATTGTAGTTCTAGCAGAGCTGATGAATGGTTGCAATACTATTATATGATTGGTGAGAGTACTTTAAATATCTTTGGAGTCTTCTCTTGTATTCTAGCTCAAGTAAGCATTAATTGGCCATAGAAATTATTAGGATAATTGACCTCATATACAGGTAGAGGAGACCTCTTAGTGGAAGATATATGTAACTAGTTCAGCTTGACAGGAATTGTGGAACTTATAAGCAACTTTTAACATCTTGAAGAGATGAAATAATCTTCACAttttgatgaaatattcaAGAATTAGTTCTCCCCAAGAAAAACTGttgtaaaatattagtttacTACATAGAAACAGATTGAAGATTCGTGTCCTTGAAGGATTGCGGGCAGTGATGAACAAAACAATGATTTCTCTGTGCTTCCCAAAAACTTGCATTGAGAAAACATGCCTGAGTAAGCTTTCAGGATTACATGGAACTCAGTCGAATGCAAAGAGCTCATCCAACTGCTCTTCTGTCCATTGTGGGAGTAATGGTTCTTGTGTTCTTGTGATTTTTTCAGCTTCTTGATTATTAGGGGCTTGAGCAGTGTTGGATGCAGCACCAGTTTCTTTGGCTTGTGAGAGTTCGCCTGAATCTGTGCCCATAGGATGGTTGATAGGCTCATCCAGCCCTGTTTGCTGATCCTGATCAACAAGGAGCGTGTTACAACCCATACTTGAAGTTCCTTTGGAGGTACTCAGATCCACAAACTGTCTGTTTGAATTGGTTCCATTCCCTTTCCAATTGATGGATGATGCTGCATTTCCCTTTCCTGTTTGTAAATCACCTAGTccatttcttctcaatttaGAATTCTGCCTCAGATTGTTCATgatattttgagttttttcacGTGACACGTCCAAATTCATCTGCGGAATGTGTACTTCTCCATGGGTTTCTACACAGTACAAGGAGACTAAGTGAAAAATATGCACCTCGTTTATGAAAACCAACTGGGCATTAATCAATTTGGCGGCTTTAGACAAAAACAAAGTTTGGATGACAAATATTGCCGACCTTCAGTTCTAGAATCAGGCTGTATGATTGCTGTAGGGCTATTGAGCTTTATAGGAGGTCCACTGTCCTTGGAGATCACCTACGATTTCAAGCATAACCAAAAGTTAGGTAGAAGGGTAAGTTTTCCGAGGACctggaagggaaaacccagaaAAGTTTTGgcctaaaataataatttcactAAAGGAAACAGGAAACTAAGAACATTCTCCAGCTAAAATAGATACACCATGCCTGCACTATATGAGTATGCTAACATGCAAACTAATTTCTGCCATAGCATCTAACTAAAAGGTAAAGAGGGTGACTTCAACAGGAACTAGACTTCTCcaaacaattcttttttctatgAGCCAACATGATGGCTGAGAATGACAAGGGGCAGTAAAATTCCGCAGTCAACAACAGCTATGTATCTCTGTATTCAAAAAAGCATATAATTGCCCATGTCAAACAAATTAggaatcaaatttttcttaaatataatCAGTACGCGCATGCATATGGGCTGTCCAATCACATATGACGTTTGTCTCCAAGAGAAATAACTAGCTGAAAATTTATCCAATTCTTATGATTTGTTACAATAGATGCCGTGAAAACACCTCCTTTGTCCTAAGCTAGAAatgaattcttttttctttcagaacCTTATTTTTCCTGTGGGGAAAGAGTGATAGAAACAGGATGTTCTATAGTTGAATGGTTTACTAACGATTTTGAGCAATTGTTAAAGCAAACCATACCTTGACAACGTTACTTGTTGTTACATTGAGCACATGAACAGAACGTGTCGGAGAAAACACAGCAACCTGGAGGATAGATGCAGATGAGATGAACATTCACTGAGGAAAGCAGCTGTAACTTTAGTTCACGATAATTCAAGTTTCCAAACAAAAGAAGATAAGGAATTCAACACAATCATTGATGCCTGAAATAATGGAAATCAAACCTTCTGCAATATTAAAACTGCCCCAACAGATAAGTCCTTTCCAAAATTTCCTTCAGAAATTACTCTATGGTGGATGCTAGCGTCTATTGTACCTGTTGGATCCTGGTACAAGAAGTTCAAGATCATTTTCGTATCCATAAAATACTGGAATTTTAGAATGCTACTTTCTGCGTGTAGGACATGCCCGAAATCTAACCTTCAAAGCTACCATCATTCCACCCAGACTATTTGAGGTACAAGATTTGATAATGGCTACGACCTAATAAGACAGCGATGTAGATAGCATTAACAGAAAACAGGGAACCCTAATAGAAATTttgcaattacaagaagctATAGTGAAGAAATATTAGCAAAAGTCGATGCCAGAAAATGGGTTTTAAGCAATAATCATTTGAATATGTTCTTCCCCTCagaaacaaaatgatactGTAGCTGTTAGCGCcagaaaagtgaaaataagtgtttgaatgaaaattaccAGAGCAACTTTCTCAGCATTAAAAGCATTCTTGATAGAACTCAATGGAGTTTCAG carries:
- the LOC111780085 gene encoding uncharacterized protein C17orf53, which translates into the protein MEPWEALDLDYSDVHSLLRPLKRHRSPRSLSAAPTSTLSLPLLETCSLSPSQPQSQPCNDLFESDFSSQNPICRSQRISTELESPCPSGASLRIIPGPAGAVQAAMQRRTRGEKSFYVGDEEPVPTQEYIRRVIENGDEEDGDFNGNPWVCALDFVRGLGAMDGRGDLTETPLSSIKNAFNAEKVALVVAIIKSCTSNSLGGMMVALKDPTGTIDASIHHRVISEGNFGKDLSVGAVLILQKVAVFSPTRSVHVLNVTTSNVVKVISKDSGPPIKLNSPTAIIQPDSRTEETHGEVHIPQMNLDVSREKTQNIMNNLRQNSKLRRNGLGDLQTGKGNAASSINWKGNGTNSNRQFVDLSTSKGTSSMGCNTLLVDQDQQTGLDEPINHPMGTDSGELSQAKETGAASNTAQAPNNQEAEKITRTQEPLLPQWTEEQLDELFAFD